A window of the Nitrosopumilus ureiphilus genome harbors these coding sequences:
- a CDS encoding thioredoxin family protein yields the protein MVLLESQVKLKTGSIAPDFELLGIDDKKHSLSDYSNYKGILVIFMCNHCPYVKAKVDALNELYEKFGNEIAIIGINSNDSTDYPEDSFEAMKKTAKEKGFKFDYLVDETQEVAKKYGAMCTPDPFLFNSQKQLVFHGRIDNAMKPDDAATEKTMINNMQKLLSGEKIEKDFDPSIGCSIKWKEN from the coding sequence ATGGTACTTTTAGAGTCTCAAGTCAAACTAAAAACAGGAAGTATTGCACCAGATTTTGAATTATTGGGAATTGATGATAAAAAACATTCACTATCTGATTATAGTAATTACAAAGGAATTTTGGTAATTTTCATGTGTAATCATTGCCCATATGTTAAAGCCAAGGTTGATGCATTAAATGAGTTATATGAAAAATTTGGAAATGAAATTGCAATAATAGGAATTAACAGTAATGACTCTACAGACTATCCAGAAGATAGTTTTGAAGCAATGAAAAAGACAGCAAAAGAAAAAGGATTCAAGTTTGATTATCTAGTAGATGAAACACAAGAAGTTGCCAAGAAGTATGGTGCAATGTGTACTCCAGATCCCTTCCTATTCAATAGTCAAAAACAATTGGTTTTTCATGGAAGAATCGACAACGCTATGAAACCCGATGATGCCGCTACTGAAAAGACAATGATCAACAATATGCAAAAATTATTGTCTGGTGAAAAAATTGAAAAAGATTTTGACCCATCAATTGGCTGTTCAATCAAGTGGAAAGAAAATTAA
- a CDS encoding DNA adenine methylase gives MKQQYDQILVTPKPFVKWAGGKRQLIPILNENLPKTFGTYFEPFLGGGALLFNMLTERNDQKCSISDLNSDLVLSYTTIRDKIDDLINSLKNHEKHYQKNSKKYYYSIRESNPRSQIEKTSRLIFLNRTCFNGLYRVNSKGKFNVPLGKYTNPNIVNEENLCSVSRILRSSKISIKCRDFEAVLRDAKRDDLVYFDPPYQPVSDTSNFTSYTNKDFTYDDLSRLVELCMKLDSKGCNVLLSNSNSQKVADMFTTKPWKIFKIKANRSINSNSKKRTGHFELLIKNY, from the coding sequence TTGAAACAGCAATATGATCAGATTCTAGTTACACCAAAACCATTTGTAAAATGGGCTGGTGGAAAACGTCAACTAATACCAATCCTAAATGAAAATTTACCAAAAACTTTTGGTACTTATTTTGAGCCATTTCTTGGAGGAGGTGCATTATTGTTCAATATGTTAACTGAACGAAATGATCAAAAATGTAGCATTTCTGATCTTAATTCTGATTTAGTTTTATCCTATACAACAATTCGCGATAAAATAGATGATCTAATAAATTCCCTAAAAAATCATGAAAAACACTATCAAAAAAATTCCAAGAAATACTATTACTCTATTCGAGAAAGTAATCCTAGAAGCCAAATTGAAAAAACATCCCGATTGATCTTTTTGAATAGAACATGTTTCAATGGATTATACCGTGTAAACAGTAAAGGAAAATTCAACGTTCCTTTAGGAAAATACACCAATCCAAATATTGTAAACGAAGAAAATCTTTGTTCAGTTAGTCGCATTTTACGTTCAAGTAAAATCTCGATCAAATGTCGTGATTTTGAGGCCGTTCTAAGAGATGCCAAAAGAGATGATCTTGTATATTTTGATCCGCCCTATCAACCAGTGAGTGATACATCTAATTTCACTAGCTATACAAACAAGGATTTCACATATGATGATCTTAGCAGATTGGTAGAACTTTGTATGAAATTAGACTCAAAAGGATGTAACGTTCTTTTATCGAATTCTAACTCTCAAAAAGTGGCAGATATGTTTACAACCAAACCTTGGAAAATATTCAAGATTAAGGCAAATCGTTCAATTAATTCAAACTCTAAAAAGAGAACAGGTCACTTTGAATTATTGATAAAAAATTATTAG
- a CDS encoding 30S ribosomal protein S3ae → MARRKGRVKDKWREKRWVTVNAPDSFNNVPIAYVPITDDENASGRVLEVTLYDILKGDPSQHQYKIYFQIDKVDGDKATTIFKRFEYSKEFLRSLVRRGSSKINFIIDIKTKDGYIFRIKVIALTHRQLNTSRKHALRLIARDVINKTVPEMTIEQFVQATCYSKINSDIMAAFKKVIRVRHVGLEKVKLIRTADKETVLLEA, encoded by the coding sequence TTGGCACGTAGAAAGGGTCGAGTAAAGGACAAGTGGAGAGAGAAACGCTGGGTCACAGTTAATGCTCCAGATTCATTTAACAATGTACCAATTGCTTATGTCCCAATAACTGATGATGAAAATGCATCAGGTAGGGTTTTAGAAGTCACACTTTACGACATTCTAAAAGGAGATCCTTCGCAGCATCAATACAAAATCTATTTCCAAATTGACAAGGTTGATGGCGATAAGGCAACAACAATCTTCAAGAGATTCGAATATTCAAAGGAATTTTTGCGCAGTTTAGTTAGACGTGGTTCATCAAAAATCAATTTCATCATAGATATCAAAACTAAAGACGGATACATCTTTAGAATCAAAGTAATTGCTCTAACACATAGACAACTAAATACATCCAGAAAACATGCTCTAAGATTAATTGCAAGAGATGTAATCAATAAAACAGTCCCAGAGATGACAATTGAGCAGTTTGTTCAAGCAACTTGTTATAGTAAGATCAATTCAGATATCATGGCAGCATTCAAGAAAGTTATCAGAGTAAGACATGTTGGTCTTGAGAAAGTAAAACTCATCAGAACTGCAGATAAAGAAACAGTGTTACTTGAAGCATAA
- a CDS encoding methane monooxygenase/ammonia monooxygenase subunit C: MAQMPALIPKEVEIQRLKKIWLIVIAMGSTAASVEVDNFVDGSLHQTSIRDSAFTPAHWWLYSHFITLPLGWGAAAIYDRKVPVLRGPNNSMNTGLKMTILGYLATMFTIGVNEMWHFWFVEEIFAVPNHWMFNMGVVVAFMGALAYVVRVYARLVELGAETPGENPYVAEMYKMALEGKLYSRSIP, from the coding sequence ATGGCACAGATGCCCGCATTAATCCCAAAAGAAGTTGAGATTCAGAGACTTAAAAAAATCTGGCTCATCGTTATTGCTATGGGATCCACTGCAGCATCAGTCGAAGTAGACAACTTCGTTGATGGTTCTCTACATCAGACTTCTATCAGAGATAGTGCATTTACACCAGCACACTGGTGGTTGTATTCCCACTTCATCACATTACCACTTGGATGGGGAGCAGCAGCAATCTATGATAGAAAAGTTCCAGTTCTTAGAGGTCCTAATAATTCAATGAACACAGGTTTGAAGATGACCATTCTTGGTTACCTTGCAACTATGTTTACAATTGGGGTCAATGAGATGTGGCACTTCTGGTTTGTAGAAGAAATATTTGCGGTTCCAAACCACTGGATGTTTAACATGGGTGTAGTAGTTGCATTCATGGGCGCACTTGCATACGTAGTCAGAGTATATGCTAGACTCGTAGAATTAGGTGCAGAAACTCCAGGAGAGAACCCATATGTTGCAGAGATGTACAAGATGGCCTTAGAAGGCAAATTGTACAGCAGATCAATTCCATAG
- the serS gene encoding serine--tRNA ligase, whose product MLDPKLIKENPQIIQDMLKARSVEFDLDGLIEADQKRREFIIKTDELRKKKNQVALEIPQKKKKGEDTSSILEEMKNVSAKLSELELEQENIEKSYLKLALTIPNLVHKSVPVGVDESSNIEIRRWGNIPNFDFKINDHIDISENLDLVDLERAAKVAGARFYYLKNDLVRLNQSLIHYGLDFLAKKEYSLVQPPYMINRESMEGAVIADDFEEVIYKVEEEDLYMIGTSEHAMAAMHSKEIIEGKDLPLRYAGVSPCFRKEAGAHGRDQKGIFRVHQFDKIEQFVFSRPEDSWNEHEKMISVAEEFYQSLEIPYRVMLLSTGDMGKVSAKTYDIEAWMSGQNAYREIVSCSNCLDYQARRLKIRFRDKTNEDTQYLHTLNSTLIATTRILVALMENGQTKDGHIKIPHVLQSYMGNQKEI is encoded by the coding sequence ATGCTAGATCCAAAATTAATCAAAGAAAATCCACAGATTATTCAAGATATGCTCAAAGCAAGATCAGTAGAATTTGATTTAGACGGATTAATAGAAGCTGATCAAAAAAGACGTGAATTTATCATTAAAACAGATGAATTGAGAAAAAAGAAAAATCAAGTAGCACTAGAGATTCCACAGAAAAAGAAGAAAGGAGAAGACACATCATCAATTTTAGAAGAGATGAAGAATGTTTCAGCTAAACTTTCAGAATTAGAATTAGAACAAGAAAACATTGAAAAATCATATTTGAAATTAGCACTAACAATTCCAAATCTTGTTCACAAATCAGTTCCCGTAGGAGTAGATGAAAGTTCCAACATCGAAATTAGAAGATGGGGAAATATACCAAATTTTGATTTTAAAATAAATGATCACATCGATATTTCTGAAAATTTAGACTTGGTGGATCTGGAAAGAGCCGCAAAGGTAGCAGGTGCCAGATTCTACTATCTAAAAAATGACCTTGTAAGACTAAATCAATCATTAATTCATTATGGATTGGATTTCCTTGCAAAAAAAGAATATTCCCTAGTTCAACCACCCTACATGATTAATCGGGAATCAATGGAAGGAGCAGTAATAGCAGATGATTTTGAAGAAGTCATTTACAAAGTTGAGGAGGAGGATCTCTACATGATTGGTACATCTGAGCATGCAATGGCTGCAATGCATTCTAAAGAAATCATCGAGGGAAAAGATTTGCCTTTAAGATATGCAGGAGTCAGTCCATGTTTTAGAAAAGAAGCAGGAGCACATGGAAGAGATCAGAAAGGAATTTTCAGAGTACACCAATTTGACAAAATTGAACAATTTGTATTTTCTAGACCAGAAGATTCTTGGAATGAGCATGAAAAAATGATATCAGTTGCTGAAGAATTTTATCAGAGTTTGGAAATTCCGTACAGAGTAATGCTACTGTCAACTGGAGACATGGGAAAAGTTTCGGCAAAAACATACGATATTGAAGCATGGATGTCAGGACAAAATGCCTACAGAGAGATAGTATCTTGTTCAAATTGTTTGGATTATCAGGCAAGAAGACTGAAGATAAGATTTAGAGATAAAACAAATGAAGATACTCAATACCTGCATACACTCAACAGTACTTTGATTGCCACAACTAGAATTTTGGTAGCATTAATGGAGAATGGTCAAACAAAAGATGGACACATCAAAATTCCTCATGTTTTACAGAGTTACATGGGAAATCAGAAAGAGATCTAG
- a CDS encoding NAD(P)/FAD-dependent oxidoreductase yields the protein MVDYDVIVAGGGLAGTITAQAISHYSNQNAKILVVDRNTEFLPGRKSLAGWVCGDACSKEAVDYMSDRIKVKWTRPEIEHDVKGVMAFSPDRETAIPFDGAGFMLNRQKLPEIQNERCRKMGIEFKYEINLTGLVYDGQQVVGVQGVDNKTKQPFKKISKIVIDATGVTSMLRNGLQNSTKVEKRIDRRDLESTGRYIMYFDQGQKDLSEFDPNYCIIHLDQDIAPGGYGWVFPKAENKVNIGLGVEKSLLDKRNKRLGKKDNVESLMKEYLARNVAIKNPRLSEDPQDINNNSGVFQVSVRRQNDCMVSGGYMMVGDSAWMPKPIDAGGIGPALIAGTILGNNVAQALQANDVSEANLWQYNLDYIKEYGYKTAGLELFRRLVQQMTNEQISYGMKHFLGNLDVEAISKGEHPDFTGLGKIGMIIRGAMNKTVADGLRYTSKQNQWLVEHYHNYPKDPAGFDEWNKTLHQRLDEAFTKVEAFGK from the coding sequence GTGGTAGATTACGACGTTATAGTTGCAGGAGGAGGTCTTGCAGGTACAATTACAGCACAAGCAATTTCTCACTATTCAAACCAAAATGCAAAAATTTTGGTCGTTGATAGAAATACAGAATTTTTACCAGGTCGAAAATCATTAGCTGGATGGGTATGTGGAGACGCATGCTCTAAAGAAGCAGTAGACTATATGTCAGATCGAATCAAGGTCAAATGGACTAGACCAGAAATCGAACATGATGTAAAAGGAGTCATGGCATTTTCACCAGACAGGGAAACTGCGATTCCGTTTGATGGTGCAGGATTCATGTTGAATCGTCAAAAGCTTCCTGAAATTCAAAATGAAAGATGCAGAAAGATGGGAATTGAATTTAAGTATGAAATAAATCTCACAGGTCTAGTTTACGATGGCCAACAAGTAGTGGGAGTTCAAGGAGTTGATAATAAAACCAAACAGCCTTTTAAGAAAATATCAAAAATCGTAATTGATGCAACAGGTGTAACATCTATGCTCAGAAATGGGCTTCAAAATTCTACTAAAGTAGAAAAGAGAATCGATAGACGAGATTTGGAATCAACAGGTAGATACATCATGTATTTTGATCAAGGACAAAAAGATCTTTCAGAATTTGATCCTAATTATTGTATTATTCATTTAGATCAAGACATTGCACCAGGAGGATATGGATGGGTATTTCCTAAAGCAGAAAACAAAGTCAATATTGGTTTAGGAGTAGAGAAATCACTCTTAGATAAAAGAAACAAGAGATTAGGTAAAAAAGATAATGTCGAGTCGTTAATGAAAGAATATCTTGCAAGAAATGTAGCTATTAAAAATCCAAGATTGTCCGAAGATCCTCAAGATATCAACAATAATTCCGGGGTTTTCCAGGTATCAGTTAGAAGACAAAATGATTGCATGGTTTCAGGCGGATATATGATGGTAGGAGATTCTGCATGGATGCCAAAACCAATTGATGCAGGAGGAATAGGACCTGCATTAATTGCCGGAACGATTTTAGGAAATAATGTAGCTCAAGCATTACAAGCAAATGATGTTTCAGAAGCTAATCTTTGGCAATACAATCTTGATTATATCAAAGAATATGGATACAAAACTGCAGGTCTCGAACTCTTTAGAAGACTAGTGCAACAAATGACTAATGAACAAATTAGTTATGGAATGAAACACTTTTTGGGAAATCTTGATGTTGAAGCAATTAGTAAAGGTGAGCATCCAGATTTTACAGGATTAGGAAAAATCGGAATGATCATAAGAGGTGCAATGAACAAGACAGTTGCAGATGGATTAAGATACACATCAAAACAAAATCAATGGTTAGTAGAGCATTACCATAATTATCCTAAAGATCCTGCAGGTTTTGATGAATGGAACAAAACATTACATCAAAGACTTGATGAAGCATTTACAAAAGTAGAAGCATTTGGAAAATAG
- a CDS encoding methane monooxygenase/ammonia monooxygenase subunit B, protein MVEKRIFVFGLAVVLALGTLGFNWVESVIPTADAHGVQAQLQSRFIRIEDETFNRQSLQTGETLTVQGTLVSLVERDLRGWLSIFTESTNAGNRWEMLARDPPGNVFDIPGNAVVDYSLSAKALEAGVYHVHTQLNVAKVGPGLGPGQTVVVEGEPIIKPIPYTNIAYQSIMIGVGYVITFATRPWQVI, encoded by the coding sequence ATGGTCGAAAAAAGAATTTTCGTATTTGGACTAGCTGTAGTACTTGCACTAGGAACATTAGGTTTCAACTGGGTTGAATCCGTCATTCCAACTGCAGATGCACACGGTGTTCAAGCACAACTCCAGAGTCGTTTCATCAGAATTGAGGATGAAACCTTTAACAGACAATCCTTACAAACTGGCGAAACCTTGACAGTTCAAGGAACATTAGTCAGTCTTGTAGAAAGAGACCTAAGAGGATGGCTCTCAATATTCACAGAGTCAACCAACGCAGGTAACAGATGGGAGATGTTAGCAAGAGATCCACCAGGAAACGTCTTTGACATTCCAGGTAACGCTGTCGTCGATTATTCACTATCTGCAAAAGCACTTGAAGCAGGGGTATATCACGTACACACCCAACTCAATGTAGCAAAAGTTGGTCCAGGACTGGGTCCAGGTCAAACAGTAGTCGTTGAAGGAGAACCAATTATCAAACCAATCCCATATACTAACATCGCATATCAATCAATTATGATAGGTGTTGGATATGTCATTACGTTTGCAACACGACCCTGGCAAGTAATCTAA
- a CDS encoding 30S ribosomal protein S15: MGRMHTHRHGKSHSIRPATLRAPSWISQSPKEIEELVVKYSKDGLTPSQIGIKLRDQHSIPLIKPITKKSMGEILEENDLKPEMPEDLENMVKKAVGLQKHLKENKGDNRNVRSLELIEAKVHRLSVYYKRIERIPKTWKYKSVVAQLE, encoded by the coding sequence ATGGGACGAATGCATACACATAGACATGGAAAGTCACATTCTATTAGACCAGCTACATTACGTGCACCCTCATGGATTTCACAAAGTCCTAAAGAAATTGAAGAATTAGTTGTAAAGTACTCCAAAGATGGTTTAACCCCAAGTCAGATTGGAATTAAATTAAGAGATCAACATTCAATTCCCCTAATCAAACCAATTACCAAAAAAAGTATGGGTGAAATTCTTGAAGAAAATGATTTGAAACCAGAAATGCCAGAAGATCTTGAAAACATGGTCAAAAAAGCAGTGGGTCTTCAAAAGCATCTGAAGGAAAACAAAGGTGACAATAGAAATGTGAGATCTTTGGAATTAATCGAAGCCAAAGTCCACAGATTATCTGTTTACTACAAAAGAATTGAAAGAATTCCTAAAACCTGGAAATATAAATCCGTGGTTGCTCAATTAGAATAA
- a CDS encoding ArsR family transcriptional regulator, whose amino-acid sequence MGRGYSTESIREKLISSLEDSDTGMSGMEISKKVGINRITMSKYLKVFAAEGLLRQKNIGNVTLWFLEPGQESFNFPDDYFKVAPTYLEYLVKGTDGQAHSLIRNCLHSGATPNRLILEIIFPAVDYVQNLYDAGKIGASELNLLKTTISKSFQIFNQIQVVSDPKKNVVIIAADSQSVLISEAASAAYHSNGWKVSHLGDMSSAIDVLFDLDFQKLVGKIWKQKPGILLVIIFSHSNEGLNFFANSINPSKEKSGKNMKLVLCGKTPKKSKINSDLLSDQLDDILQWSKTISENLK is encoded by the coding sequence ATGGGCAGAGGTTATTCCACAGAATCAATTAGAGAAAAACTGATTTCATCTTTAGAAGATTCTGATACTGGAATGTCTGGAATGGAGATTTCTAAAAAAGTTGGTATCAATAGAATTACAATGTCTAAATATCTCAAAGTTTTTGCAGCTGAGGGATTACTCCGACAAAAAAATATTGGAAATGTCACTTTGTGGTTTTTAGAACCAGGCCAAGAATCTTTCAACTTCCCTGATGATTATTTCAAAGTAGCCCCTACCTATCTTGAATATTTAGTAAAAGGTACAGATGGACAAGCTCATTCTCTAATTCGAAATTGTTTGCATTCTGGAGCAACCCCTAATCGTTTAATTCTTGAAATAATTTTTCCTGCTGTTGACTATGTGCAAAATTTGTATGATGCAGGAAAAATTGGAGCTTCAGAACTTAATCTCTTAAAAACTACAATTTCAAAATCATTTCAAATATTCAATCAAATTCAGGTCGTATCTGATCCAAAAAAGAATGTAGTGATAATTGCAGCTGATTCACAAAGTGTCCTGATTTCTGAAGCTGCGTCTGCAGCATATCATTCCAATGGCTGGAAGGTCTCTCATCTTGGTGATATGTCTTCAGCAATTGATGTCTTATTTGATCTAGATTTTCAAAAATTGGTTGGAAAAATCTGGAAACAAAAACCCGGAATTTTATTAGTGATAATATTCTCTCATTCTAATGAAGGGTTAAACTTTTTTGCGAATTCTATTAATCCCAGTAAAGAAAAATCTGGAAAAAATATGAAATTGGTACTTTGTGGTAAAACACCTAAAAAATCAAAAATTAATTCTGATCTACTATCTGATCAACTAGATGATATATTACAATGGTCCAAAACAATTTCTGAAAATCTAAAATGA
- a CDS encoding ammonia monooxygenase, translated as MVWLRRCTHYLFIVVVAVNSTLLTINAGDYIFYTDWAWTSYTVFSISQTLMLIVGATYYLTFTGVPGTATYYALIMTVYTWVAKAAWFSLGYPYDFIVVPVWLPSAMLLDLVYWATKKNKHSLILFGGVLVGMSLPLFNMVNLITVADPLETAFKYPRPTLPPYMTPIEPQVGKFYNSPVALGAGAGAVLACTFAALGCKLNTWTYRWMAAWSKWD; from the coding sequence ATGGTCTGGTTAAGACGATGTACACACTACTTATTCATAGTAGTAGTTGCAGTTAACTCAACACTGTTAACAATTAATGCAGGAGACTACATCTTCTACACTGACTGGGCTTGGACTTCGTACACGGTATTTTCAATATCGCAAACGTTGATGCTAATTGTGGGTGCAACATATTACCTAACATTTACAGGCGTTCCAGGCACAGCAACGTACTACGCTCTAATTATGACAGTATACACATGGGTAGCAAAAGCCGCATGGTTTTCGCTAGGATATCCATATGACTTCATTGTAGTTCCAGTTTGGTTACCATCAGCAATGCTGTTGGACTTGGTATACTGGGCAACAAAGAAGAACAAGCACTCCTTGATACTGTTTGGCGGCGTACTGGTAGGAATGTCATTACCATTATTCAATATGGTAAACCTGATAACAGTTGCAGACCCACTAGAAACGGCATTCAAATATCCAAGACCAACATTGCCACCATACATGACACCAATAGAACCTCAAGTTGGAAAGTTCTATAACAGCCCAGTGGCTTTAGGTGCAGGTGCGGGTGCAGTATTGGCATGTACTTTTGCAGCATTAGGTTGCAAACTGAACACTTGGACATACAGATGGATGGCCGCTTGGTCAAAGTGGGACTAA
- a CDS encoding RNA-binding domain-containing protein — protein MIDKIEVTIDVIVHATEDISKIFQSFEDLLGLKKEEFTVHETTGYFENPIIMLNVKIVKKQAGKFMKKLLELLSNQQISELIEEIEERTVDSRFHMRLDKQELINGNLIIREKDTIKIRIHTPIYNKKDTVKTFTEIFQIAN, from the coding sequence ATGATTGATAAGATTGAAGTTACAATTGATGTAATTGTTCATGCAACAGAAGATATTTCAAAGATCTTCCAATCATTTGAGGACTTACTAGGACTAAAAAAAGAAGAGTTTACAGTTCATGAAACTACAGGATATTTTGAAAATCCAATTATCATGTTAAATGTAAAAATTGTAAAAAAACAGGCTGGAAAGTTTATGAAGAAACTTTTAGAATTGCTCTCCAATCAACAAATCAGCGAGTTAATTGAAGAGATTGAAGAAAGAACAGTAGATTCCAGATTCCATATGAGACTAGATAAACAAGAACTAATCAATGGAAATCTCATTATTAGAGAAAAAGACACAATAAAAATAAGAATTCACACACCAATTTACAACAAAAAAGATACTGTCAAAACATTTACAGAAATTTTTCAAATTGCCAACTAG
- a CDS encoding KEOPS complex subunit Pcc1 codes for MSLTCQVQVVLNNISKEKAKTVKKALEPDNVNFPEGLSLYVENIDNKLVFNFESKKNMKHLIGTIDEVLEHIQVALKVIE; via the coding sequence ATGTCGTTAACGTGTCAAGTACAAGTAGTTCTCAATAATATATCAAAAGAAAAAGCCAAGACCGTCAAAAAAGCACTAGAACCGGACAATGTAAATTTTCCAGAAGGATTGAGTCTTTATGTTGAAAATATTGATAACAAGCTAGTTTTTAATTTTGAAAGTAAGAAGAACATGAAACATCTTATTGGAACGATTGATGAAGTATTGGAACATATCCAAGTAGCCTTAAAGGTGATTGAGTGA
- a CDS encoding DHHA1 domain-containing protein: MTKSLDESLSYFKDKILDCIKSKKSIFVTTHIDCDGLTSGSIITKALIRAGANCTVRTSKEFSKNVVESFKTDSRDFHIVTDLGGGFASELDSTLGDNWIVLDHHQIPDKEIDNQNVINAWKYGIDGGVEVCAGGMTYLASMALDEKNSDLSAIAIVSALGDRQDQGERKSFTGKNFEIANTAKEQGLVDIDLDLLLVGRETRPLPDALAFTSQPFIEGLTWNRDACLSLLNSSGIKLKEEGRWRVPAELNEEEKRQVIESITKFTSGKNATEIMSELIGYTYTFPREDNRSFLRDGREFSTMLNSCGRINRSGVGMAVCMGDRNKILREGETILRDYRKMIREYMSILSNERWRISESETCIMVNGEDIVPETMTGTISSLIAGSPKNSGKIVILRTKGEENTIKFSSRKSFGCNSDINLSEIMRAGAEKFDGIGGGHNAAAGAKITKDKLDEFLNYLEVNVVNVSSTSSSQ; this comes from the coding sequence ATGACAAAATCACTTGATGAGTCACTTTCATATTTCAAAGATAAAATTTTAGATTGCATTAAATCAAAAAAATCAATTTTTGTAACGACCCATATTGATTGTGATGGACTTACGTCTGGAAGTATTATTACCAAAGCTCTAATCAGGGCAGGTGCAAATTGTACTGTTAGAACATCAAAAGAATTTAGTAAAAATGTAGTAGAGTCTTTCAAAACAGATTCTAGGGATTTTCATATAGTTACAGATCTAGGAGGAGGTTTTGCAAGCGAACTTGATTCAACTCTAGGAGATAATTGGATTGTATTAGATCATCATCAAATTCCAGATAAAGAGATTGATAATCAAAATGTCATAAATGCCTGGAAATATGGAATTGATGGAGGAGTTGAGGTTTGTGCAGGAGGAATGACATATCTTGCATCAATGGCACTTGATGAAAAAAATTCAGACTTGTCTGCCATTGCAATTGTTTCGGCATTAGGAGACAGACAAGATCAGGGAGAAAGGAAATCATTTACTGGAAAAAATTTCGAGATTGCAAATACTGCAAAAGAACAAGGTTTGGTAGACATTGATCTAGATTTATTATTAGTGGGAAGAGAAACTAGACCTCTTCCAGATGCACTTGCATTTACTTCACAGCCATTTATAGAAGGTCTGACTTGGAATAGAGATGCATGTCTTTCTCTTCTAAATTCATCAGGAATTAAGCTAAAGGAAGAAGGAAGATGGAGAGTTCCAGCAGAGTTAAACGAGGAAGAAAAAAGACAGGTAATCGAATCAATTACTAAATTCACATCAGGCAAAAATGCTACTGAGATAATGTCAGAACTTATTGGATATACCTATACATTTCCAAGAGAAGATAACAGAAGCTTCCTACGTGATGGAAGAGAATTTTCAACCATGTTAAATTCCTGTGGAAGAATTAATCGTTCAGGTGTTGGAATGGCAGTATGTATGGGAGACAGAAACAAGATACTAAGAGAGGGGGAAACCATACTAAGAGATTATAGAAAAATGATCAGAGAATACATGAGCATATTATCAAATGAAAGATGGCGAATTTCGGAAAGTGAAACCTGCATCATGGTAAATGGGGAAGACATAGTACCAGAAACAATGACTGGAACTATATCATCATTAATTGCAGGTTCTCCCAAAAATTCAGGAAAAATCGTAATTTTGAGAACAAAGGGAGAAGAAAACACAATAAAGTTCTCTTCAAGAAAATCTTTTGGTTGTAATTCAGACATCAATCTCAGCGAAATAATGAGGGCAGGAGCTGAGAAATTTGACGGTATTGGTGGAGGGCACAATGCAGCAGCAGGAGCAAAAATAACTAAAGACAAATTGGACGAATTTCTCAATTATTTAGAAGTAAATGTCGTTAACGTGTCAAGTACAAGTAGTTCTCAATAA